In one window of Megalopta genalis isolate 19385.01 chromosome 4, iyMegGena1_principal, whole genome shotgun sequence DNA:
- the Np gene encoding serine protease notopleural translates to MWDRQRQAWAVVLLGNVLVNTVIATPIYVPQFIPGSTGRNIRNLPCVSRRTGETGVCMFAFTCAKANGTHLGTCIDRFYFGSCCKIDEEPDIFPQDNSIDDGSPARPFVTTVGPIESNDIPEYFSRPKPIAEKKPPATQPVETTTGSYSVQSTQAPTTLVRETTKPSTKRPTLTTTVETTTQPVRLSTFQTVQNSTVEDSTAETPITVPPQQKTTVTIETTSKPSSTQTAAITRRPTTSETVTKSPSTVPQTTKPSTKKPIHSSSSHKPPASHKPGHTTVHKAPETTTVKPIQTTITERATETTTPKPVVTTTTQRIVPATRFPPRNATTVKPTTQSNTRRPISSTKKPTVATSTKKPTTTTTRKPASPAKRPTTKPSSSSIATTVPVTTPKPPTTIPKDQPTIATTGASVSSTKPTSTFSSTPSSKPTTPVTKPTIHKHKPTTVRTTTPKPTVATTKPTTLLTKPSTAATRPKPTKTVVTTTPKIVTKPESTSTTEKPVPLSTIEATTVPVTKVRPTLETTKPTKVSSRPVTRPITTTQPTVVSSTVTQTSSTTVPDTTTGATSKIPVQGVGQTLEDTTQTTPMVGGLVTWTSSSDDATTRTPEISSTATTQIDQTESEWTPITTPDGWIMIQSPTTKKSEISEDTTTIKPTPESTLQPTTSGKPAADTTTESVTKRPTILTTLSTIASVTIDTELPVPMETLNMSDYKQVCGRRLFPESRIVGGSRSSFAKWPWQISLRQWRTSTYLHKCGAALLNENWAITAAHCVENVPPSDLLLRIGEHDLANEDEPYGYQERRVQIVASHPQFDPRTFEYDLALLRFYEPLLPFQPNVLPICLPDDDESYVGRTAYVTGWGRLYDEGPLPSTLQEVAVPVINNTMCEGMYRNAGYIEHIPHIFICAGWKNGGFDSCEGDSGGPMVIQRARDKRWILAGVISWGIGCAVPNQPGVYTRISEFREWINQILQF, encoded by the exons ATGTGGGACCGACAGAGACAAGCCTGGGCCGTCGTCCTCCTAGGCAACGTCCTGGTGAACACCGTCATTGCCACCCCGATCTACGTTCCCCAATTTATTCCAGGAA GCACCGGGAGGAACATCAGGAACTTGCCGTGCGTGTCACGGCGAACCGGCGAGACCGGCGTTTGCATGTTCGCGTTCACATGCGCGAAGGCGAACGGCACCCATCTCGGCACCTGTATCGACCGATTCTACTTCGGCAGTTGCTGCAAGATCGACGAGGAGCCGGACATATTCCCGCAGGACAATAGCATCGACGACGGGTCCCCGGCGAGGCCGTTCGTCACGACCGTTGGGCCCATTGAGAGCAACGACATACCAGAGTACTTCTCAAGGCCGAAGCCGATCGCCGAGAAGAAACCGCCTGCAACGCAGCCCGTCGAG ACGACGACCGGCAGCTACAGCGTCCAGAGCACTCAGGCTCCCACGACGCTGGTAAGGGAGACGACGAAGCCGTCTACTAAGAGGCCGACGCTCACGACGACCGTCGAAACGACCACGCAACCGGTTCGGTTATCGACCTTCCAAACTGTGCAGAATTCCACGGTCGAGGATTCGACCGCGGAAACGCCGATCACGGTTCCACCGCAGCAAAAAACCACGGTCACGATCGAGACCACGAGCAAGCCGTCCAGCACCCAGACCGCCGCGATCACGCGGAGACCAACGACGTCGGAGACCGTGACGAAATCGCCGTCCACGGTGCCGCAGACGACCAAGCCGTCCACGAAGAAGCCGATCCACTCGTCCTCGTCCCATAAACCACCTGCGAGCCACAAGCCCGGCCACACGACTGTCCATAAAGCTCCGGAAACGACCACGGTTAAACCTATCCAGACCACCATAACGGAGAGGGCGACGGAAACGACGACGCCGAAGCCCGTGGTCACTACCACGACCCAGAGGATCGTGCCAGCGACCCGGTTCCCGCCTAGGAATGCTACCACCGTGAAACCGACTACTCAATCCAACACCAGGAGACCCATCAGCAGCACCAAGAAACCGACCGTGGCTACCAGCACGAAGAAACCGACTACTACCACCACGAGGAAGCCCGCTTCTCCCGCGAAGAGACCCACCACGAAACCTTCTAGCTCCAGCATTGCTACCACAGTCCCTGTTACCACGCCCAAACCGCCAACAACGATTCCCAAGGATCAGCCGACCATAGCAACCACTGGCGCCAGCGTCTCGTCTACGAAACCCACGTCCACCTTCTCATCGACACCATCTTCGAAGCCTACCACACCTGTCACCAAGCCGACTATCCATAAGCACAAGCCCACCACCGTCAGGACTACCACCCCGAAGCCCACGGTGGCTACCACCAAGCCAACCACGCTGCTTACCAAACCTTCGACCGCTGCCACGAGGCCGAAACCGACGAAGACAGTTGTAACTACCACCCCGAAGATTGTGACCAAGCCGGAATCGACCAGTACCACCGAGAAACCGGTGCCTCTGTCCACGATCGAGGCTACCACGGTCCCCGTTACGAAAGTTAGGCCGACACTGGAGACCACGAAACCTACCAAAGTGTCCAGTAGACCTGTTACCAGGCCCATAACGACCACTCAGCCGACCGTAGTCAGCAGTACCGTGACACAGACCAGTTCTACCACTGTGCCGGACACCACCACCGGTGCTACCAGCAAGATACCGGTTCAGGGTGTTGGTCAGACCCTGGAGGACACTACCCAGACCACGCCGATGGTTGGTGGTCTTGTTACGTGGACGTCCAGCTCCGACGACGCTACCACTAGAACGCCGGAGATCTCTTCGACTGCGACCACCCAGATTG ATCAAACCGAGAGCGAGTGGACACCGATCACCACACCGGACGGCTGGATCATGATCCAATCGCCCACCACCAAGAAATCCGAGATCTCGGAGGACACCACCACGATCAAACCCACCCCCGAGTCCACGTTGCAGCCTACTACGTCTG GCAAACCCGCAGCAGACACGACGACGGAATCCGTGACGAAGAGGCCGACGATATTGACGACCCTCTCCACGATCGCCAGCGTGACGATAGACACGGAGCTGCCGGTGCCGATGGAGACCCTAAACATGTCCGATTACAAGCAAG TATGCGGGAGGAGGCTGTTTCCGGAGTCGAGAATTGTCGGCGGCAGTCGGAGCTCGTTCGCGAAATGGCCCTGGCAG ATCTCGTTACGACAATGGAGAACGTCCACGTATCTGCACAAGTGCGGCGCAGCTTTGCTCAACGAGAATTGGGCCATAACCGCGGCGCATTGTGTCGAGAA CGTGCCGCCCAGCGATCTCCTCCTAAGAATCGGCGAGCACGATCTGGCGAACGAAGACGAGCCCTACGGCTACCAAGAGCGAAGGGTGCAGATCGTTGCGAGCCACCCGCAATTCGATCCCCGCACCTTCGAATACGATCTCGCGCTGTTACGATTCTACGAACCTCTGCTGCCGTTCCAACCGAACGTGTTACCGATTTGCCTACCGGATGACGACGAGAGCTACGTCGGTCGGACCGCCTATGTCACCGGCTGGGGTCGTCTCTATGACG AGGGACCGCTGCCCTCTACGCTGCAAGAAGTCGCAGTACCTGTGATTAACAACACGATGTGCGAAGGCATGTACAGGAACGCTGGGTACATCGAGCACATCCCCCACATCTTTATCTGCGCGGGCTGGAAGAACGGCGGCTTCGATTCGTGCGAG GGTGACAGTGGAGGACCAATGGTGATCCAGAGGGCACGCGACAAGCGATGGATCCTCGCAGGAGTGATTAGCTGGGGGATCGGATGCGCGGTGCCGAACCAGCCAGGCGTGTACACCCGAATCTCCGAGTTCCGCGAATGGATCAATCAAATCCTGCAATTCTAA